The following proteins are encoded in a genomic region of Gimesia algae:
- a CDS encoding carboxylesterase family protein, with protein MFKKIITVCFIFAAYTMSVSGEAAEKPETGNQSAAELNTTIPVKMKYLLYLPENYDEQEKWPLILFLHGAGERGDDLDLVTVHGPPKLVKNGKQFPFIVVSPQCPKDQLWQPVELTALLNDIEKKYKVDKDRIYVTGLSMGGFGTWSLAAYTPYRFAALVPICGGGEKFWVKKIKHVPIWVFHGGKDTAVPLERSQTLVDVLKKEKSDVRFTIYPEAGHDSWTETYDNPKVYDWLLQQVRKPEAEVKAGEEKEAEARKAKRAAAGKKK; from the coding sequence ATGTTTAAAAAAATAATAACGGTCTGTTTCATATTTGCTGCGTATACGATGTCTGTTTCTGGTGAAGCGGCAGAGAAACCGGAAACCGGAAATCAGTCTGCAGCCGAGCTAAATACCACAATTCCCGTAAAGATGAAGTATCTGCTTTATCTACCCGAGAACTATGATGAACAAGAAAAATGGCCTCTAATATTATTTCTCCATGGAGCAGGAGAACGGGGGGACGATCTGGATCTGGTGACGGTTCATGGTCCACCAAAGCTGGTCAAAAACGGCAAACAGTTTCCGTTTATCGTTGTTTCTCCTCAGTGCCCCAAAGACCAGCTCTGGCAGCCTGTGGAGCTGACCGCTCTGCTGAATGACATCGAGAAGAAATACAAGGTTGATAAAGACCGCATTTATGTGACTGGTTTAAGCATGGGAGGCTTTGGTACCTGGTCACTGGCGGCTTACACTCCCTATCGTTTTGCCGCGCTGGTGCCCATTTGTGGGGGCGGCGAGAAGTTCTGGGTCAAGAAAATCAAGCATGTTCCGATCTGGGTGTTTCATGGAGGCAAAGACACGGCAGTGCCTCTCGAGCGATCACAGACTCTGGTGGATGTCCTGAAGAAAGAAAAGTCCGACGTAAGATTCACTATTTATCCGGAAGCGGGACACGATTCCTGGACAGAGACTTATGATAATCCGAAAGTCTATGACTGGTTGTTGCAGCAGGTCCGCAAGCCCGAAGCGGAAGTGAAAGCGGGTGAAGAAAAAGAGGCAGAAGCTCGCAAAGCAAAACGAGCTGCTGCCGGAAAGAAGAAGTAA
- a CDS encoding HEAT repeat domain-containing protein, whose amino-acid sequence MLQNVRETPIAVSLKEKVTRKVPEELAGLQVYLSRDLWVRNHHWSPELERKTFQEDKAAYHLAPIEMQRWGFGSVDQKTLLSEVSTRKPLGAIQRTTSEPESNTEQSASDQTAISNSTDPTELQKSESWSFNALQDFFFDQKNQSSQQAKKQRSDQLAALQELSTWDNLAGWNAALLWATLSPATATETLPVLEKVALDPLQYSQSNAENDPGTSDQNSISEAMQHAALNAISLVLAQADAIPLKTRNRLTQRLQRPDLSLSLRSELYLSLARFMSPASIPSLEQSLENTENSPSPPKPLRRAAMQACILHGLWSHSDRKHLDDPDLIHTFNPKEWPANIMQVRWDSDANMRWNFGYWAALIRHPDAETILTSQLRDADLVVQTKAIEHLGMLKTDTALQILKEYAQRPEESIRVAAVKGLSSWGPMHLIPLKNDTSSAVRLEVASGMGKTPSAESALHLRTLINDRSSQVQHTVIHAISDWPDELAIPLLLDGIQEGVYKTRRQSILQLVDRTGLGGSISIEAPQTERVVAVNELVQSGQLPGSFWGQLMQVGLKTGQEVNQGRAAELQSYFQNLINQPRESSEYQQAYQELANISPAEVKVLEKLIRETSIEIPSEIYIDLLAGLTPEYAALNQLTSPHITDRREAAQQLFVSSQNISLNPVVVSRLRKLMTHEQDRLVWRIVMSSVEKDNYDEAAQLALLAINHNWPDIRILGCEYFGSHGLPQYANWLLPLLDDKNHTVQLAAIRAIGQCHNPIAISGTQKPGQSQNSAPSLRSLLTHSNRRVRFETVVALSRLGDSAGMQELLRLSNDTQIAMRKEAVREMGHSGQTRFVEPLIQMAWTERNNSTLKEILNSLDQLVPDSEQPANLTPQQDQSDQAKSWMNWWQTQHSGQGSRLFTGR is encoded by the coding sequence ATGCTGCAAAACGTGCGCGAGACTCCGATAGCCGTATCCTTAAAAGAGAAAGTGACAAGAAAAGTACCGGAAGAACTGGCAGGATTACAGGTTTATCTTTCACGTGATTTGTGGGTCAGAAATCATCACTGGTCTCCGGAACTGGAACGGAAAACATTTCAGGAGGACAAGGCAGCGTATCACCTCGCGCCAATTGAGATGCAACGCTGGGGATTTGGATCTGTTGACCAGAAAACTCTTTTGAGCGAAGTCAGCACGCGGAAACCATTGGGCGCCATCCAACGGACAACTTCAGAACCTGAGTCTAATACAGAACAGTCAGCTTCCGATCAGACAGCAATTTCAAATTCAACAGATCCGACAGAACTGCAGAAATCAGAAAGCTGGTCATTTAACGCGTTGCAGGATTTTTTCTTCGATCAGAAAAATCAAAGCTCACAACAAGCAAAGAAGCAGCGATCAGATCAACTTGCAGCATTGCAGGAATTGTCCACATGGGATAATCTGGCTGGCTGGAATGCGGCGCTCCTCTGGGCCACATTATCGCCTGCAACGGCCACTGAGACACTACCTGTTCTCGAGAAAGTAGCTCTGGATCCCCTGCAATATTCTCAGTCTAATGCAGAAAATGATCCGGGGACGTCAGATCAGAATTCTATCTCAGAGGCGATGCAGCATGCCGCCTTGAATGCGATCTCACTGGTTCTGGCTCAAGCCGATGCCATTCCACTCAAAACCCGCAATCGACTGACACAGCGATTACAGCGTCCCGATCTTTCGCTTTCACTGAGAAGCGAACTTTATCTCTCACTGGCTCGCTTCATGTCCCCTGCCAGTATTCCCTCGCTGGAACAGTCTCTGGAAAACACTGAGAATAGCCCATCCCCCCCAAAGCCACTGAGACGAGCAGCGATGCAAGCCTGTATTTTACATGGACTCTGGTCTCATTCGGATCGAAAACATCTTGACGATCCTGATCTGATTCATACTTTCAATCCCAAGGAGTGGCCAGCCAATATCATGCAGGTTCGCTGGGACTCCGATGCAAATATGCGTTGGAACTTTGGTTACTGGGCTGCGTTAATTCGCCATCCGGATGCCGAAACAATTCTCACCTCCCAACTGAGAGATGCAGATCTGGTAGTTCAGACCAAAGCCATCGAACACCTGGGAATGCTGAAGACAGACACAGCACTTCAGATCCTGAAAGAGTATGCGCAACGTCCGGAGGAAAGTATCCGCGTTGCTGCCGTGAAAGGTCTCAGTTCGTGGGGCCCGATGCATCTCATTCCCTTGAAAAACGACACATCCTCCGCCGTCAGACTGGAGGTCGCCTCAGGCATGGGAAAAACTCCTTCTGCCGAATCTGCTCTGCATCTTCGCACATTGATCAATGATCGCAGTTCCCAAGTACAACACACAGTCATTCATGCCATTTCTGACTGGCCAGATGAGCTTGCCATACCTTTACTGCTGGATGGGATTCAGGAAGGAGTATATAAAACGCGCCGTCAAAGCATCCTGCAACTGGTTGACCGTACCGGACTGGGAGGATCCATTTCCATCGAAGCACCGCAAACAGAACGAGTCGTTGCTGTTAATGAACTGGTCCAGAGTGGCCAACTCCCGGGGAGTTTCTGGGGACAGCTCATGCAAGTGGGACTTAAAACGGGCCAGGAAGTCAATCAGGGACGCGCGGCCGAACTCCAGTCCTACTTTCAAAACCTGATAAATCAACCTCGGGAGTCATCTGAATATCAGCAGGCATATCAGGAACTTGCCAACATCAGTCCTGCCGAAGTCAAAGTGCTGGAGAAACTGATCAGAGAAACTTCTATCGAAATCCCGAGTGAAATCTATATCGATTTACTGGCAGGCCTGACTCCCGAATATGCTGCATTGAATCAACTGACCAGTCCCCACATCACAGATCGACGTGAAGCCGCACAACAGTTGTTTGTCAGTTCACAGAACATATCATTAAATCCTGTGGTCGTAAGCCGACTGCGAAAGCTGATGACACACGAACAGGATCGACTGGTCTGGCGAATTGTGATGTCATCTGTTGAAAAAGACAACTACGATGAAGCTGCCCAACTGGCATTGCTGGCAATCAATCATAACTGGCCTGACATTAGAATTCTGGGTTGCGAATATTTTGGTTCACATGGATTGCCCCAGTATGCAAACTGGCTGCTCCCCTTGCTGGATGACAAGAACCACACAGTTCAGTTAGCTGCGATCCGGGCGATCGGTCAATGCCATAACCCCATCGCAATCTCAGGCACACAGAAACCAGGTCAAAGCCAGAATTCAGCGCCTTCACTCCGTTCTCTACTAACTCACTCAAATCGTCGGGTACGCTTCGAAACAGTTGTGGCTCTCAGTCGGCTGGGTGATTCTGCCGGCATGCAGGAACTGCTGCGACTTTCGAATGATACTCAGATTGCGATGCGGAAAGAGGCCGTACGGGAAATGGGGCACTCCGGACAGACCCGTTTTGTAGAACCTCTGATCCAGATGGCCTGGACCGAGCGAAACAACTCCACGCTTAAAGAAATCCTGAACAGCCTGGACCAACTGGTGCCAGATTCGGAGCAACCTGCCAATCTGACACCGCAACAGGACCAGTCAGATCAGGCTAAAAGCTGGATGAACTGGTGGCAAACACAACACTCTGGACAAGGTTCCCGACTGTTTACCGGGCGTTAA
- a CDS encoding STAS domain-containing protein: protein MANYHDDFQLEWHGNTVVIIPASNVESMSWDLIEQAADIVMAPLQEVEIPMVVFDLSDVSYFGSVFLALLLRCHKHVRSRGGELVLCGASKMANELLRITALDTLWAIYETRDEALDALMG from the coding sequence ATGGCTAACTACCACGACGACTTTCAACTGGAATGGCATGGAAATACAGTCGTAATCATTCCTGCGAGCAATGTCGAGTCAATGAGCTGGGATCTGATTGAACAGGCCGCTGATATCGTCATGGCACCGTTACAGGAAGTCGAAATCCCGATGGTCGTCTTCGACCTGAGTGATGTCAGTTATTTTGGCTCCGTGTTTCTGGCGCTGCTGTTGCGCTGCCACAAACATGTTCGCAGCCGAGGAGGAGAGTTAGTTTTGTGCGGTGCCAGTAAGATGGCCAACGAGCTCTTGCGTATCACTGCTCTGGACACTCTCTGGGCTATCTACGAGACCAGAGATGAAGCGCTGGATGCCCTGATGGGCTGA
- a CDS encoding LOG family protein, whose translation MSRKYRKTRPGVSESDVLPTEHSSELYPHQSIVASIKETADKLKQDQATRGDLKILDRALKELRYAFKVFTPYRKQRKVTVFGSARTNPDDPSYQQALQFGRRMAEEKWMIVTGAGPGIMEAAHVGAGTDMSMGVNIMLPFEQEPNYVIHKDEKLVNLNYFFTRKLLFVKEVHAIVCCAGGFGTLDEAFETLTLVQTGKRDPMPIVLLDAPGGSYWKDWEEFLKNNLLKQELISKEDLSLFHVTDDIEDAVDEVIGFYSVYNSMRYVKGRLVLRLHVEPSNEFIEKLNNEFKDILDSGIITKVNAHELEKDDDHLVDLPRISLMFNRKNLGRLRQMIDRINSELAPQSADEAEEE comes from the coding sequence ATGTCGAGGAAATATCGAAAAACACGTCCCGGCGTTTCAGAGTCTGACGTATTACCAACAGAACATAGTTCGGAACTTTATCCACATCAGTCTATCGTTGCCAGCATCAAAGAAACGGCCGATAAACTCAAGCAGGATCAGGCGACCCGCGGCGACCTCAAAATCCTGGATCGTGCTCTGAAAGAATTACGGTATGCTTTCAAGGTTTTCACACCTTATCGAAAGCAACGCAAGGTCACCGTCTTCGGTTCCGCCCGCACAAACCCCGATGATCCTTCCTATCAGCAGGCGTTGCAGTTCGGACGGAGAATGGCGGAAGAAAAATGGATGATTGTCACAGGTGCTGGTCCCGGAATCATGGAAGCCGCCCATGTCGGTGCGGGAACTGACATGTCGATGGGTGTCAATATCATGCTGCCATTCGAGCAGGAGCCCAACTACGTCATCCATAAAGACGAAAAACTGGTTAACCTGAATTACTTCTTCACTCGCAAACTTCTGTTCGTCAAAGAAGTCCACGCCATTGTCTGCTGTGCCGGCGGATTTGGTACTCTGGATGAAGCATTTGAGACTCTGACCCTCGTACAGACCGGAAAACGAGATCCCATGCCGATCGTGCTGCTGGATGCTCCCGGAGGATCTTACTGGAAAGACTGGGAAGAATTTCTTAAAAACAACCTCTTGAAACAGGAATTGATCTCCAAAGAAGACTTGTCACTGTTTCATGTCACAGATGATATTGAAGATGCCGTCGATGAAGTAATCGGTTTTTACAGCGTCTATAACAGTATGCGATATGTCAAAGGGCGGCTCGTGCTCCGTCTGCATGTCGAACCCAGCAATGAGTTCATTGAAAAACTGAACAATGAATTCAAAGATATCCTCGATTCAGGGATTATCACAAAAGTCAACGCACACGAGCTGGAAAAAGACGATGACCATCTGGTCGACCTGCCACGCATTTCACTCATGTTCAATCGTAAAAACCTCGGCCGACTGCGACAGATGATTGATCGCATTAACTCTGAACTGGCGCCTCAGAGTGCTGATGAGGCAGAAGAAGAATAA
- a CDS encoding RNA polymerase sigma factor has translation MTTDIEILIEEIKQGSESALLTFLELHRAPLLAFINKNMSDSLKSKVEAADILQEVSLNAVDSFQSMDFEQKAPFNWLCHLAERRIIDSHRKYFQVQKRAAGREAGQPVSAAGTGQGFMDLLVASITSPSQAFSRGAKEMKLLMALESLPEESRDAIRLKYVEGLPTKQIAEQLDKSDVAVRVMISRSMVKLQELLKHEDEFKSLLG, from the coding sequence ATGACGACTGATATCGAGATTCTGATTGAGGAGATCAAGCAGGGGAGTGAGTCGGCTTTGTTGACATTTCTGGAACTGCATCGTGCTCCTCTGCTGGCATTCATTAATAAAAATATGAGTGACTCTCTCAAATCCAAGGTGGAAGCTGCTGATATCCTGCAGGAAGTCTCATTGAATGCCGTCGATTCGTTTCAGAGTATGGATTTCGAACAGAAAGCACCGTTCAACTGGTTATGCCACCTTGCAGAGCGCCGGATTATTGACAGTCATCGGAAGTATTTTCAGGTTCAGAAACGGGCTGCCGGCCGCGAAGCCGGACAACCGGTCTCCGCCGCAGGGACAGGACAGGGATTTATGGATCTGTTGGTTGCCAGTATCACCAGTCCCAGTCAGGCATTTTCCCGTGGGGCTAAGGAAATGAAACTGCTGATGGCATTGGAGAGCCTGCCTGAAGAGAGTCGGGATGCCATTCGTCTGAAATATGTGGAAGGTCTGCCGACAAAACAGATCGCAGAACAACTGGATAAATCTGATGTTGCCGTCCGTGTGATGATCAGCCGCTCGATGGTCAAGTTACAGGAACTGCTCAAGCATGAAGATGAATTCAAAAGTCTGCTGGGATAA
- a CDS encoding serine/threonine-protein kinase: MLSTSEPNQKVSESQIAIDALTEVMEQFVSEWESRQSPPDLKDYVSVADPQNRFLLIELIKIDLEYRWQQFNFPRRILEYLDDFPILEKPEFPVDLLYEEFHLRRQNGFEVDPEEYIGFIPTANPQVRQLFDLDHAYCTTKMLNQSPQQAGSQFKPGDTVDDFELLTLLGKGAFANVFQARQNSMQRIVALKISEDSSNEPQTLAQLDHDNIVRVFDQRLLTNQKIRLLYMQYLPGGTLHSVVEIVRKTAPDERSGNMLVNALDQALDLRGESRPAESVTYQKFKSLSWSETICWLGIRLAQALDYAHHKGVLHRDIKPANVLLTAEGIPKLADFNISFSSHVSGTTPAAYFGGSLAYMSPEQLEAYDPTDTRRPESLDERSDLYSLGLMLAELLTGIRPFQAPSIQSNWSDLLKQMIHQRKTGISLSASPQHLPTNCPEHLVSVLQKCLSPDPADRWRSGAELASQLELCLNPRAQQILFPTSKSWFTKLKGWEVPLVILIVAIPNILAGLFNFFHNQKHIIEHLKNSQDAFWKIQSAINLIAYPTGLGLIGWLTWLLLRFAADHETSSKSDLQRNVIMQKRCLSLGHYAALICTAEWIIAGIAYPVSMHYAIGSLPATAYFHFLGSLLLCGLIAASYPFFGVTYFSLHMIYPRLIQNSDFTQLAPDSYQQLKRRSWVYLIMAFLVPTLSIASLAMINLDDKIAIGILTVAGTLGAVSIFRIFQTLQADLDALEELSRRVHSSRK, encoded by the coding sequence ATGTTGTCTACTTCAGAGCCAAACCAGAAAGTTTCAGAAAGTCAAATTGCAATTGATGCACTTACCGAAGTCATGGAGCAGTTTGTCAGTGAGTGGGAATCCCGTCAGTCTCCGCCTGACTTAAAAGACTATGTATCAGTTGCTGATCCTCAAAACCGATTTCTATTAATTGAGTTGATTAAAATTGATCTGGAATATCGCTGGCAACAGTTTAATTTCCCCAGACGAATTCTTGAATATCTCGACGACTTCCCCATTCTGGAAAAGCCAGAGTTTCCCGTCGATTTACTGTATGAAGAATTTCACCTGCGTCGTCAAAATGGTTTCGAGGTCGACCCGGAAGAGTACATTGGTTTTATCCCCACCGCCAACCCTCAGGTCAGGCAGCTGTTTGACCTCGACCATGCATACTGTACAACCAAAATGCTCAATCAATCCCCGCAGCAGGCAGGCTCACAGTTCAAGCCGGGTGATACGGTTGATGACTTCGAATTGTTAACACTCCTGGGCAAAGGTGCTTTTGCCAACGTTTTTCAGGCGCGGCAAAATTCCATGCAGCGAATCGTGGCGTTGAAAATTTCCGAAGATTCCAGTAATGAACCACAAACTCTTGCCCAACTGGATCATGACAATATCGTACGCGTGTTCGACCAGCGATTGCTGACAAATCAGAAAATCAGATTGCTGTATATGCAGTATCTGCCAGGAGGCACACTACATTCAGTCGTCGAAATTGTTCGCAAAACGGCTCCTGATGAACGCTCTGGAAATATGCTGGTAAATGCTCTCGATCAGGCTCTGGATCTTAGAGGCGAATCAAGACCTGCTGAATCAGTAACTTATCAGAAGTTTAAATCATTATCCTGGTCCGAAACGATCTGCTGGCTGGGAATCCGACTGGCTCAGGCGTTGGACTATGCCCATCACAAGGGAGTTTTGCACCGGGATATTAAACCCGCTAATGTTCTTCTGACAGCAGAAGGCATCCCAAAACTGGCTGATTTCAATATCAGCTTCAGTTCCCATGTCAGTGGTACCACGCCGGCCGCCTATTTTGGAGGCAGTCTGGCGTACATGTCGCCTGAGCAACTCGAAGCTTACGATCCCACGGATACAAGACGACCTGAAAGTCTGGATGAACGCAGTGATTTATATTCACTGGGGCTCATGTTGGCTGAGCTATTAACGGGAATCCGCCCTTTTCAGGCCCCTTCAATCCAATCCAACTGGTCCGACCTGCTGAAACAGATGATCCACCAGCGTAAAACGGGTATCTCATTATCTGCCAGCCCCCAACATCTGCCTACCAACTGCCCGGAGCATCTTGTTTCAGTCCTGCAAAAATGCCTGAGTCCCGATCCTGCCGACCGCTGGCGTTCAGGTGCTGAACTCGCCAGTCAACTGGAACTCTGTCTGAATCCCCGGGCGCAGCAGATTCTGTTTCCCACATCGAAAAGCTGGTTTACAAAACTCAAAGGCTGGGAAGTACCGCTCGTCATCCTGATTGTGGCCATCCCTAATATTCTGGCAGGACTGTTCAATTTCTTTCACAACCAGAAACATATTATTGAGCACTTAAAAAATTCACAGGATGCCTTCTGGAAGATTCAATCGGCCATCAACCTGATCGCTTATCCGACAGGACTCGGTTTGATTGGCTGGTTAACCTGGCTGCTGCTGAGATTTGCAGCTGATCATGAAACGAGTTCAAAATCGGATCTGCAAAGAAATGTCATCATGCAGAAACGCTGCCTCAGCCTGGGACATTATGCGGCGTTGATCTGTACGGCGGAGTGGATCATCGCCGGAATCGCATATCCGGTCAGTATGCATTACGCAATTGGTTCATTACCAGCGACCGCCTATTTTCATTTTTTAGGCTCCCTGCTCCTGTGTGGTTTGATCGCCGCCAGCTATCCTTTCTTTGGCGTCACCTATTTCAGCCTGCATATGATCTACCCTCGTTTGATCCAGAATTCTGATTTCACTCAGCTGGCACCTGATTCCTATCAACAACTCAAACGCCGGAGCTGGGTGTATCTGATCATGGCATTCCTGGTACCAACTCTCAGTATCGCTTCACTGGCGATGATTAACCTGGATGACAAAATTGCGATCGGCATTCTCACCGTCGCCGGTACCCTGGGAGCGGTCAGCATCTTTCGGATTTTCCAGACCCTCCAGGCAGATCTGGATGCACTCGAAGAGCTCTCCAGGCGTGTCCACTCCTCACGGAAATAA